Within the Malassezia vespertilionis chromosome 3, complete sequence genome, the region CTTTGCGATTGATGGGCTCGCCAAAGCCAAGCTCCCCGCACTGACCACTGGCGGCCTGCCGTGGGTGCCTGACCTAACCGTTGCCGACCCGTACTATGTGCTCCCCGTCGCCAGTGCCTTGATGACTTTGCTAGTTTTGGAGACAGGTGCTGAGACGGGCACAACTGCGATGAACCAgacggcgcaggcgcgcatggTAAAGAACATTCTTCGCGGCGTCACCGTTGTCGCTGCGTGGTTCGTTTCCAGCTTCcccgcagcgctgcttgtgtACTGGACTACGACCAACACATTTTCGCTGGTGCAAttgctcgcgcttcgcaCACGCGTCATGAAGCGCCTCTTGAAGCTGCCGGAGAAAATTGAGCACAAGACACAACCGCATGTAAAGCAAAAATCGTTTGTGGAAAACTTGCGCGCTACTGCAAGCAACAAAGCAGCGGCCCAAAAAGCGCCGACACCCGttgctccgcgccgcgggGGCCAGAGCATGTATGGCGGTACGAAAAATATTGCGGACAACATGAGTGCACAGCGCCAGAGCGCCCTGGACGCCATGCTTTCCGAGGATAGTACATCGAAGGAGGCTactgccgcgcacgcttcgCGCGAAACAGTCGCTGCGGAAAAGCAGGCGCGtgtcgctgcagctcgcgaGCGCAGAATGCGCGGCCGTGCTTAGGACGAGCGTTACGCTTACATAACCAATGCCACAGACCACGTAGGTAGTTTTCGGCGACAGTACCCTTTTCTTGCATGGCGGAGCCCATCGTCGACGATGGGCCATTGGCTAGCTACTTAGCGGATATTGCCAAGAAAGGCAAGGAGCATGACAACCCACTAGGCAAGGTACCTGCGGTCC harbors:
- a CDS encoding uncharacterized protein (COG:O; COG:U; EggNog:ENOG503NWMC; TransMembrane:4 (n2-13c25/26o128-152i207-224o252-270i290-313o)); this encodes MLYAAPLSAAFATRAQLLAPSSRRAFSVFSGKNNDSARAAVMEKLDEPSASVAQHFDLASNVNPIHTLEERFANANDTTSSFVHSEEQALNAASEHATTQLKELGLGGWSPSGMLQHLLDTTQFYTGLPWWGTIVLVTCAIRLSIAPLLVYVQGNSIRLSNVQPQMQAMIADMEYAKSTGNQQEMQLAAMKVRKLLADNNASPFRSLLLPVVQMPIFLSFYFAIDGLAKAKLPALTTGGLPWVPDLTVADPYYVLPVASALMTLLVLETGAETGTTAMNQTAQARMVKNILRGVTVVAAWFVSSFPAALLVYWTTTNTFSLVQLLALRTRVMKRLLKLPEKIEHKTQPHVKQKSFVENLRATASNKAAAQKAPTPVAPRRGGQSMYGGTKNIADNMSAQRQSALDAMLSEDSTSKEATAAHASRETVAAEKQARVAAARERRMRGRA